The genomic stretch ACTGGAGCTGGTGACACGTTTACTGCTGCTTTTGCCGTGGCTCATGTCGAGGGCAAATCGAAAGCAGAGTGCCTCAGATTTGCCGGTATGCAGCGCGATGCTTGTGTTTTAGTTGAGATTCTTCTCATGGAAACATTTAACTGGGCATGATAAGTTCCTGCAATTGTTGCAGCGGCAGCAGCTGCCCTCTGTGTCCAAGCAAAGGGCGCCATTCCTAGCATGCCGGTTAGAGAATCGGTTTCAGACCTTCTGCAGTCTCTCTGAAGATTTCGACATTAGACAGTCTTCACAATGTAACGTATGGAACAATAGCAGAGTGTTTTTTAATAAAGAGCTGATGAGGAGCAAGCCGACAATGATTTTTTGTAGATAAAAGAAAGATGGCATGCCCACTTTTGACTGTGCTGGAAGTACAGGGGCATCTAAGCACTGTTACTGTACACTAAACAAATAATTAACTGCTTGCTAAAATGAACATTATTTGTATTGGTGACTTTGCATCTAAAAAGCTACATGTTGCTGTGTTCTAATGTTTCAGTGTCTATTCTGAGCTTTATTTAAGTGGTGAGTGACCGACATTTCTAGGGGCATGACAGGCTAAGAGAGCCATATAACCCGTCTGAATCGAGAATTCtgtcatttctctctcttaccaAACGACACGGCAGGGGTGAAGGGTCCGTGGATGAGGACTCGTAATTTGAAAAGTCTCACTAGCTAGCCCTACTTGTCCAACTCTCCCACCACAAGAAGACACTCTCCTTTTGTTGCCATCTCCGGAAACAACAATATCACCCATGTCACTTGGATCTCCTCCTCCAGTAATCACTCTGCTTTTACACAAAACTCACCCGTCCTTAACATAAACTCGATCAGAACTTGCATTGTCTCTTCCTCATGAAACTTTCCTCTCTTCTTATCATCTTTTGTGTCTCCTGTTTCTTCCTTCACTCCAACCTTGCCGAGGCAACATCACGAggtatcctctctctctctctctctctctctctctctccatgtattCATGTGCAGTCATGTGCGGGTGCATGCCCATTATAGACAGTAATTATCAGCAAGATGAACATATCTACTCATCAGATGCAGAGACTGCTGAAGACTTGCcgatggagtttcgggttgaaGCAAGTAGAGCTCTTTCAAATCAATTCCAAGAAGGTTTCTTTCATCGCAAGTTGATTCCTCAATCAAAGCAGGCATCTGTAGGAGATGACACCAACAACAgcaatgatggtgatgatgatcaAGTTCGGAGGAAAGTGTTGCATGAAGTGCATTCAGGGCCTAATCCTATCGGCAACTCCTTTCCgaaacagaaaatgaaaaggcCTCGGCTACGAAGCCTACGATGAAGTCTGTGAACTTCCTTGCTTCCCTCATTCAATTTCAAGGACAATGTAAATAAAAGATCACTCGTAGTTTGCCCGAGAAATGTCTGCTAGCAAATTCAACATCTGAATTGGCTGGCAGAGCAAATCTCTTTTCTGGCTCTATGTTCCTTTCTTGTTCTTCATAATCTAAGACTGGTTGTTTTACTATTTGCGATATCGAATTCTGCCCAACTCATTACTGCAGAAATGAACTTACACTGTGGTCTTAGCTTTACGTTCCGAGGGTTCCTCATGTATCCCTTTGTGACTGAAACAGTATTAACCAAAGGCATTCAAAAGGAGAAGACAAACTGCTTTATTTTCGTTGACCAAATATAGCATAATGACTGTTAAGTGATGGACAAGACAAAAGGTGAAAACATGACTTTTACTTTTCTCCGTACTGAGCATCTTCTTCCACAGTCACATTTTAGGAAAAGATCTGACTTTATCTGCATAAGGGGGAAGTGTTCACAAACGTGGTGGAGGATTTTCTTGGTCCTCCGTTGATCTgtcaaaagaagcaaagcaaagagaaaaggaaaacctaCGGATAGCATCATTGCACAATCCTGGTGAAAAAGCAAGGCAAATCATTCACAAGCGTCACTGTTTTGCCCTTTTAGAGAAAGGTTTTGAGTGACCGAGTGAGATTGACATCGACATAAGGCCAATGACTTAGAGACAGAAGACTACTAGCTCTAGTTGGCTTCTGGCTTCAGCATCTTGTCATACCGTCCggcctttttttcccccttttcttacGATGGAATCAACTTTATGGCAGGGGATCCGAATCCATCAATGCcacccctacctttatggtaggggatccgGAATCCATCAACTTGATAATGCAGTCTACCGTCTACAGCCAAGAACAAAATGTCAATACGCCCCGACTCAAGATTCAAAAGATTTTCGGGTAAATTCTAATTTGATACTATTAAATAGGGATCCTTTTATCCAGATCTCTTCATGGTCAACATCTGCGCCAAAGCTTTAAAGCGCAAACATGTTACTTCATATCGAATGAGATGAATAACTTGATTCAAGATTGCTTTTAGATGATTGCGCTTATCCAAAAGTACTCATTGTCAATGTATATAATTACTTCATTGTAATCAAAATCATGGTAATGAAAGAAAGCAGATACAAAGATTGAATCATACTGTCCTAGGATATATGGCTGACAGCTAAAAAAGACTTCACTGCACCACCAGCCAAATGCATCTAAAATGGAAGCTGAATTGCTGAAGAAAGAAATTTCATTCAGCTTAGCTTGACAACAAGAAGCACTGAGCAAAGGATTACGAATCATTTACCAGTTATTCAAGCATTAGACTACAGCGATTAATGAGTCAAAACACATAACAGAACCTACAAAACGACAAACTAACTTTTCCAGTGCGGAAAATCTCATTTCGCCAAATTTGCAATGCAAGACAATCAAAGCTGCCGCAACATTTAACTTGATTGCTCCAGGTCCCTCTAGCGCTGGTCTTCCCTAGCTACAATCTTGAACTTTCCTGTCCGTTCTTGCTGCAGAAAACCATAAAGCAACAGGACTTGTAAACTCATCCACAAGAAACCAAACACCCAATACAAACAAGTCGAGGAATTAGGTTCCTTGAATTTGGACATCCTCCTTGAATGTAGATAAATCAGACAACTTTAgaggaaataaaagagaaattgtACCTTTTTCCACAATTCGGTGTGGTTCTTGCAAAAACCAGCAACGATGGCAGCATTCCTCTTCCCTTCTCGGTACTCAATGCAAAGATCCTGACTCAACCCACAAGTAACATGAAAAGCCAAAGGACATTTAGGCTCAGAGCAATCAACGGCACACCCGTTTGTGTCTTGGCAAACATAGCACTTCTTCTCCCACCTCTTCTTTGGAACCTTAGAACAATTGATCGAATCCCTCCCTTCTGGGTCCTCGAAGAAGACCTCGGGGACAAGCAGGGCGCAAACAACATGAGCCCACGAGCCCTCGACGGTGGACTTCAAAGCACCTCCACTGTTTGGACACAAACAACAAGAAAAGGACTCGACTCTGCTTTTAGAAGTATTAGAAACCAAGCATTGATTGCAGAACCAGTCGCCTTCCGGAACACCCTTCGCAAGAGGGTTCCCATAGCAAGTGGTGTGCGCCATCAGATCGCAACCGTCACAGAACACGATCGGGTCTTCCGGGTCTCCGTCCGTACTTTGACATATAGCACATACGATCccgtcctcctcctcgtctttGCCATTACCATTTCTCTCTTGGTCTTCTTGATTGCCGATCGTCACTACTTCTTGAGTGTTAGGATCCAAAACCAAAGGCTGCTCCTTttccccatcttcttcttcattgattTTCTT from Rhodamnia argentea isolate NSW1041297 chromosome 2, ASM2092103v1, whole genome shotgun sequence encodes the following:
- the LOC115737610 gene encoding protein Jade-1, which produces MNYQGLPPLKRFALLQWRHNQENTDPASNSLPLPAKKRKESRHLTPLSSDLVARTTTYCLPTKKRVWALDPDLEPLLPLDLNAEYKPCFLEVGSEAEKERASKTKKINEEEDGEKEQPLVLDPNTQEVVTIGNQEDQERNGNGKDEEEDGIVCAICQSTDGDPEDPIVFCDGCDLMAHTTCYGNPLAKGVPEGDWFCNQCLVSNTSKSRVESFSCCLCPNSGGALKSTVEGSWAHVVCALLVPEVFFEDPEGRDSINCSKVPKKRWEKKCYVCQDTNGCAVDCSEPKCPLAFHVTCGLSQDLCIEYREGKRNAAIVAGFCKNHTELWKKQERTGKFKIVAREDQR